In Montipora capricornis isolate CH-2021 chromosome 4, ASM3666992v2, whole genome shotgun sequence, the DNA window cgaactatcattcactatcatcaactatcatcaactatcatgcagtttggacatgttcaaattcgacatgatagttcatgatagtttttcggtcagcGGGGGTAACCAAGGCGGGCTCAATGCAATATGGCTACCGCAAGTTTGCAATCGTCCTGTgaggaacaacaaaacaataatttggacgAATATTCGGACGACAGTGACGCTGAAAGCGAGAAAgtgagaaaaagctaaaaaagctaaaaaaccagACAACGAGAAGTGGAGTAGTAGCAACCTAATAGATGAGTACGAGGCACGGCCATATTTGTATCCACTCTTTCGTCCTTCCTCGTTTGTGGCGGCCCAGCAACTCTTCACGTATGTCATCCTGCATTACAGCCACTAAAACTGTGGCAATAGCTGCTCTTCTCGGCTGATACACAGCCATTTTCGTCACCAAATTCAAAtccccgccatatttgtttacaaTCGCGCGCGGTAGGAGACTAGGTACCAGTTAGCTACGCCAGCACATTGCGCGATTTcgtcaactatcatgaactatcatggaccgtttgatcgcaaacatgatagtcaatgatagtgaatgatagttgaaactatcatcaactatcatgaccgtttgaacggggcttAAGATGAAAAACACAGAAGTCTCCCAGCTGCTCACACTTATCTCGGATGAGTGCTTCTCTCTCTTGGCCTCCCATATTCACTTGCTGTTCAATTTCTCAAGGAGCCTATCAATACTTGTTGTGATACCACAATACCTTTCTTGGAACGAACTGCCCTCCTTGAATACTGAAAGGCTATACTTATAATTCGGCCTTTTGTCAACAAAACCAGTTGTAGGGTTGTCCATCAGGGACCCATCACAATATGCTTCGTGCTTGCCAGTAATAGCGATAACTTCCAGAAATATAGGAGTCCAACATGTTTGAAAATAAGCAGTCAATCAGATCGAGTTGAAGCGTGAATTTCTAAAGTATGTGTGAAGTGCTTGATATCCAGAAAAGGCCGCATCGTTAAGTGTGAAATAACTGAAGCAGTTCTGGGGTTAAATCCATGATCAATGTTTCTTCAAGAGCTGTTTGtagtgttttgatttaataaatCTTGGAAAACAGTCGTGGTACATAAGTGTGAAAATATGATCCTGCGCCACTTTGAATGTTTCCTCTGTAGGATTGTTCATATTATTGTCAATCTCTGCCCTAACTTTAGCGTCCAGGCTGATCTGTTTAAGGTAGAGACGAAGAAAATAATCAGAACCGTCAAAATATTGCGTTTACCAGAAGTCTCTTTCTCCGTATATAATTTCCAATAATAAGGTAATGGTAAACGTCAGCgtaatttttagcttagggtaaatgcagccgtgtttatccttacttgaggagcagcatttaggggacactttgtgacttaaggacgttcgcgcccattgctactgcacattgttacagcgcacgcaaattcacatggcgcgtcatgcatcgagcgcgcgcgctaagtacaaaaatgaacaatgatagggcagatggccattgctatagctttgctggatttaacgatcttggatgttcggtgacccctacttttcttttcagaaacagattttttatttacaattatctccacattgtccaaaaatgaacataaaatcaatgtgggaagttaaaaaaatttcaagatttctgtcctcgggacatggaatcctgcatCTTGCAGCTGCAAAGCGCCTGAAACTATGGTTGCTAAAttcgaacttgttctttaaggaacctcaacagttaactaaattcacttgatgggtccacttaaacaaagtttggtagagaacatttcacttcaaagatttaattgcaatatttttgggcttacagacactggcccAATATTCTCTAAAGAAGccagattttttcagatttagggtgttcttccgggaaagttctctccaaaacgaagtcggtgaccccccatttttttttacatttctgacatcacgaACTCAtaatctttcaatggtaaaatttgcagaaaaaatcagCGTTAGAaatttttcgcgcgaacgtccttaaattgtctgtagcgttttcgtaagctctatccgttgtaacgagaagagcaaggggacactttgtgacgcttattgaaatatgcgtgcatctaattaatGCCATTTCTGCACCTATCGATGTCTTGAGACAGGCGGCGAACTTTTGTACATTATGGCGCGAAATTCTCAGGACAGGCCCGCTGGAAAAAACGTTAATTGTCAACTCTTCCGCTACAATCGCGGGCATTTCACAATTACTTCATTTGTTCGCAGAGTAATTTGTGTAGCAAGTGTACAGGAAATGAACTGCTATGAACAGTGTGGACGTTTGACAACATCTACGCTCTCTCACAAAACTGTTTCTCCTTAAACAACATGTTCGTTTACCCACAATATCTCCCCATTTACCATTTCCCCCCTCAGAGTTGCggtgacagattttactctaactcCAGAcggttttactcgtcaatgacaAAAGGCCCTTAGAATTTGATCTTTGCATTCCCACTTCCTTCACTGAAAACCTCAAATTCGCCGTTGTTCAGTTGGAAAGAGAGAGTGCCAAATTGTAAAACGCACATACAAGGCGTGCAGAGCCAATGACTCCCTTTGTTTTCCACCGTTGTCTTAAAAGTCAACTTCGTTGTTGCTTAATTTAGAAAAAGCTAAAATTGCTCAATCCTGTAGCTATTCCAAACTGCTATTTTCATTGGTTCACATGATCTGTAGCTTCCCTCTTTATCAAAAATCTATAGgtgcattgtttctgttgtatcaTCTGTTGTTTCGTTCACAGACCGCTTCTGGAAAGCTACAGGGTCTCTCAAAATTGCGATTCGTGAGAGAAAATAACGCTTACCTCCGTGGGTGAAAGAGTGGAAACAAAGTCCTCGTAAATCATCCTCGCTTTTTCCGTTCTGCTTTCCTCGTCAACTTTCTTGTACTCTTCTACTGCAAGCCAAAAGTTAAGGTTTTCTTCCCCGTACTGTGAACGCAGAAAATCCTGAAACAGCTGGACACCAAATCTGTGCTTTAGCATGGATTCAAATGAAGTCTGCCATTTTTTTGCTTCCTCCGGGGATGGCCTGACAAGTAAAAAGCGAATACATAGCTTGAATAACCTGGGTTGGAAGTTGAAAAACAGTCGATCATCCGAGAACATGCATTTGTTTTTTCAAAGGGCTACATAACGAATGCCGAGAAAGGTCAAGTGACCCAATAACAGCGTTAGACCAATGGAAACCATTAAAGCTTGGAACGAAATGGATCCCAGGGATAGTAGTCTCGTACTTACCGTTCGCAATCAAGATCTCTTTCAGTCCTGGCAAGCAGTGCCGCCGCTGAATCATGTCTGCAAAAAGGTAGATGCGAATGCAGATCAATGATtatatcaatcaatcaatcaatcaatcaataaatcaatcgaTTGATCAATCAATTAACCAactaatcaatcaatcagtcaatcaatcgaTCAACCAACCCactaatcaatcaatcaatcaatcaatcaatcaatcgatcaaccaaccaatcaatcaatcaatcaatcaatcaatcaatcaatcgattaACCAGCCAATCAACCAACTAACCAACCGACCtacaaatcaatcaatcaacaaaccaaccaaccaaccaaacaatgaatgaatgaatgaatgaatgaaccaACCAATCAACCAATTAatctgtcaatcaatcaatcgatcgaTGAACccatcaatcagtcaatcaacaAATTAATCAATTGCGTAGCCAAATCAAATAAATTCATAATGGATGTACTTTGAACACTAACCTTGAACAACAAACACACCAGTTAGTCTTGCCAGTATGCTGTGCGTTTGGGTCTTCAGGGGCCACAGACGATGAGCAGCCTCCCAtgggctaaaaaaaaaaagccagttACACATGGGTTGATTCAACATTGACGCCatacacctcattccaaaatggccgccattttagtttttttttgtttccttgcaaattggccctcttaacctcgctttcaaacgtaaaattcaaaagaatatttaaactcAAACGAGACCAacagggccaatttgcaatcaaacaaaagaatactaaaatggcagccattttggaataaggtgtattgattACGTAATGTGGGAGTTTAAGTGACGAAGTTGACAAAATCTACAACATTACTCAGTGTTGTTTTGACATGAAAGATGGGTGCTAAGAATTTTACTACCCTATAAACCTCACTAATGTTTGTTGTACGAAGTGACGTTCTTTTTgagcatttgatttttttcaacttgttgCACCAATCATCGAGGAACTAAGGCCGTACTTACACTTACTACCGGTTTATTGTGTTTGCGTATGTAGACATTCACTAATTGCTTTCTCAGAAATGACTTTAAGGACTAGCCCAGGTGAACGGGCGAACGGGTGTTCTGTTCGGGCGAAAAGGCTATCAGGCGAAACGATCTGCTTCTGCTTTGGCTGTTAACGGCTGGTTATATACAATAATGAAAATTCACTCGCAGAGCGTGCCAAGTCATTGTATTTGCCGTAAAAACCCTGCTGTTTGTGGTATTCATGATGGCGAGGTCGCTGCCTAAATCGACTTTCCTCTGGTGCCCTTACACCTTCATAGTCTTTCCGAGTTTTTGCCATCCAATCGGAGAAGACTGATGTTTGCTATTAACTGGAGTCGTTTTGTATTACTAGATTATTTGGGAAAGCTTTAGAAGAAGCCAACTGGCCCGCAACCTTGTGTTTCCAATTTCTATCTTCGACgacaaaagaattttaaatttattgaccTGCGTGCTCAAACTGAATTGCCTCTTACCTTGTGgcttaaagaaacaaaaagcccCATTGGATCGTCAGAAACTGGTGAGATCAGACTGTCTCTATGTAAACGCTATGCACCGCACTGCTTCCAAAACCTAAGACGTTTCGCCCGTATTTTTCTTCCAAAGTGGATTTGAAATGGTTGCTTTTCCTTTGATGctagccttatgaatgcaaggATCCATTGACATTTTAAGTACTTAAACGGTGTTCTCCCGCAACGACGTTTTTTTTAGCATCCTGGATGCTGAATTAACTTTTCCAAGATGCATAGTTTCGGTCTAGATTTCCCTGCTGAAGGCCGGTCCATGAAACTCGCCTTAAAAGGCAACTACCGTGAATTGCACTCGTGTAATTGGTGCTTTCATGCAGAGGTGTAATTTTGCTTGAAGGGAAATGTAATTGGGATTTTCCCCTGTGTAATTATCCCCTACTGAGGAACTTTTCACTTGGGAATTAAGTTCACGGAAACGGTAaatcaagttcaagttcagTATTTTCTCGAGCACTTTCCAACCAAAATTAATTGCGTCAATTTTCGACAGGCAGGGCGTAGACGAAATTGAAGATTGTGAAGAGGCTTTGAAGAGACTCTCTTCGAGTTGTTATTTATAACTTTGACTTTGGATTCTGAACACTCGAGATATGCACAGTGAACAGACGACGACAGATATGTACGAATTTACGCATTGTTTTTCCTTAGTAATGTTCTTCCCGTGAGCTACAGATCGTATGTTTATTAACAATGTTTATTATTGGAAAAGAATTCCTGTAAGTGACATACAACATAAAAAGCATCAGTGAGAAACCAAAATTAAGATGAGCCAGCTTTGCTCAAAGACGAGACTGATGATGTTTTATGCATGATTCATCAatcgaaagcaaaaaaaagattTTCCCGATGAAAGCAGAGCACTGAAGGcgtgaaaaaaaagttgaaattgacCGACTGTCGTTCATCTCAAAACATTGAATTGGTGCTGGAAATAGATGACGGAAGATGTCAAGATGAGGAAGcgttataaataaaataaagtaaacgtaaaataaaagagaaacgTTGGGTCAACCTGATGCCAATTAGTGGTTAAATGTTTCAGTTTCACGATCTTTATCGCTAAAACTTTGATCGTGCACGATGTTTCATTTTTCTCGGTTTAAGTCGTCACTTTCGTGTTTCTTTGCTATATTTATACTTCGGCAAAAGCCCCTTTCGAATGGGTTGTTTTCTTGCTCCGAATAAAGAATGAATAATTAACTAATTGATCAAAAACCTCAAACTTTGCCCTTTAATTTTCCGTTTTGAGCGGAAAAAGGGGCAAAATAGTTAGCTCAAAGTAATGTAATCGGTACAgaaagaacgaaaaaaaaacgACTGCTTTGTAAATTGGGAGAAAGGGGTTTAGTTTCCAAAGTAAATGTGGTTCTGCTCTGTCGGTGGGAAGGGATACACAGAAATtagtttatcaactgagttgatacgGCAAATTTCCCACcgtagagaaatttgaaagctgatgtttcgatctttagcccttcgtcggagcgaattaTTCCCTATGAAGAAGGGCGAACCCTCGAAAATTTTGACGTGTGAACTCAGTTGACGAAcccatttttttctgcattgtAAATTGCCTACTGTATGCTTCAgaggatttgtttgttgtttgacGCGATGTGTTTGATGAATAATTACTTCAAGTGTTAATATGTTTTCTCCGCTGTAGCGTCTTAATGATTCAGTTCGTATCCATTGCAACTATACGAGTACACGGAAACCATGAGCGAATAAACCATTCGTAAAAAAATatccttttgtttttctcttccagCGGCAAGCCGGCTTTGTTACTGCACAGACTATAAGATGTCGAGATTCGATAACCCTCGGGCGAAATAACTCCGGTTTTTATTGAACTCGATGTTTCTCCGCTGTAGTATCTTAACGATTCAATTCCTATAACCATTGCGATTATACGAATAAGTCGACGCCGTGAACGAATAAGCAATACGCAAATTTAATTTTCCTCTTCAAAAACCGGCTTTATTACATGTCCTGTACAGACTGTAAGATGTCGAAATTCGGGACAAAAAACTCtggtttaaatttaattataaaaatatatgtaGGTTATATCAAACACGTTTCTACAATCTGATTTTCAACTACAGCCAAGTTTGTCCAAGTACAAGTTTAGAGATACCAATAACGAACGAAGCATTTGCCAGTACTCTTGTATTAAAAAAACGCCAATTGCAGCAAGCGTGTTTTAAAAAATCGAGGAAAAAATCATCACAATTAAACATCACCGTGGAAAGTCTCAGGTTTTATAGTTAAATCgtgttcgagaaaaaaaaatcatcgaCTGGCTTGACTGCAACGATTTTTGCTTCAACACTGAAATTTTCTTGTGTGCTCGTGTGATAGCTTCGTTGTAACTGTTTTTATCTCATCACAAAAAAACCTCTCTAAAGCACTGGTAATCAACCGCggttttttttgcttgtttccGGCGTTTGCGTCTCACTAAAACTTATATCACTCTACCGTAAATTATACTCTCAACGTTCTTCTCTATTTAGCATATAGAGTATGGAGCATATACATTGTACTGGTTTACCTCATTTTGAAATTGTCTGTATGCGGCCATTTTCCTTCTTAAGAGTTGTCCAGAAGCTTACAAACTGTAGAGAGGTGACTAAAGCCGGCTGTTCGATGGTGGATAACTAGGGTATGAGGGAATACGCGTTCGAGACTTGGTTATTGGAATGATTTTGCTATtcgaaaacaatggaaaaaagaTTACATTTTCGGAAAAGGGCTAAAAATTCATTACGCATCAGCCAGCAGGTGTTTGTATGTGGTTCTGAATAATTGcaaggaaaaacaaataaataagtaaatgtaATATATCCGAATCTTTTCTAGTGAATCGATCGACACGTTTCAATATTTTTTGCTCTATGATGATTTGGCTTCCTTTGTTAATTCATCAGTGACGGATGGCTTTCTGAACAATTACCATTGATACCTTGCTTTTAGCGAGATTTTTCACTCAGACACGATTTTAGTACTTTAAATGCTTTTTGTAAGTTAGTTTATACTGCATCGACAAGCTTACGGGCTATAAGAGCAGTGGCTTTGTAATCCTGCGAGGaggtaaaaatgtttttttgaatATGATCAATGCTTGTTATACTGGTAATGgcatatatatagtttacgtcatagaaagtgcggcgtacggggttttatgcacgagttgtttgtgtcaaaaacccgaacgagcgaggaacgagcgagtgagggtttttgacacaaacaacgagtgaataaaccccgtacaaagcactttctatgtcgtaaactgtttattacacataacatgagaattttcattaaaatagttttctgaacgcgaattataaacaaaaacttactaacaatagaaccaaatgcaaatttaatttaattcaataacaaagtacgatttgcacgatttgcacgagatgcacgagtgattggcatggaaacgcctttacgctatcgttgattggttatactttcacatgtgaaatagctgtacgccattctgattggctgtataggcctttttcacatgtgaaaataaagcgtatagatttgtacaaatgagctttatggaataaaattctcatgttatgtgtaataaaaatgATGTCTTAATCAGTGTTAATCCTTTGAGAGAATAGATGGTAAAAACTGCTTTACCAAAGGTGCTTTTTCTCGTTATGTTTCTGATGTTAAATCTAACTGGACATTTTAATCGTTTTAAAAAGTTATGTTATTTTTATAGAAGGCTACGTTGTTGCTTAATGTTCTTGGTTGtgagagtttaaaaaaaaaataggtagAGAGATAAGgtcagtgaaaataaactgaaatTGATATTTCTATCCCTGTTTTTTTACAGTCATGGTATATTAATGAATAATGACTTTTTTTCTCTCCGCTGTTGAGTGTTCAAAAAACCATGTATGGCCTAATGTGTACggtgtgaataaattaaatttgatctCAGAACTTCTCTCCACAACAAACATTGATTCTTAATATATTCATTGTATTAACCATTGCTGTAGAAAGTCAAGTTTCCCAAAACGCTCTGCATTTTTCTTCACGTATTCCATACCGGGAAATCGTTGCAATGCGTGTCGCGCCTTTAACCTGTGAATGAAATTCCAAGGCCAGTTTCGATATTGCAGAATCTCAAGTGGAAGCTGTTTTTAATCAGATGCGTTGTGTTCAAAGTGTTTGTGAATTTAAGAATTAAATAGGGTGTACTGTCTACCGCTATTTGAACACTTTGATGCTTTTTCACAAAGTGGGCATATCATTTAATGAAAATTGTAaagcttaatttaattttctgtGGTGTTGTTTATGGTTTGAGAAGGTCGCTTACTCTTTAAGTCCTTTTGATATACGTTAGTGATACCAAGAAAGTTTTACAAAATAGATTTTAAGGTGTGCACAAGTTCTATTTTTCTATGACTTGTTTGAACACAAAGAAACATTTCTTCTGGTCAGATGCGCTGattaacatttttctttttacatcTTCGGTCCAGTGAGCTTCACACTGACAACACTGTGTTAATTTCATCCATCTAAGGCGGATTCCAGTTTTACAAAGAAAACGTATGATCTCTTTTGTAACAATTAAACGATCCTCTGTTAGTTTGCAAGTGCTCTCCAGTTTCAACTCTGTAGAAATATTCTTTAATATCTGCTCAGCGACCCTTACTTAAAGATCAACCGCGGTGTTCATGTTATCTATTCATAACGAAATGCGACGAATGACAAACACCGTTGGCTCCAGGGCGTAGCGAGTAATGTGTAACTCAGGAGCGCGTGTAGCCTTGAAGTAATAAAAGATTTGAGATTGCGGTCGGCATCACAAGTAAGTGCTCATGTGATGTGAGGCAATTTTAATGACCTTTACTTAAGTATCAATGTGTTCCGGTTCCGGTCAAAAATCCTCTCGATACCGTAAGGTTAGACTTGCGTTCTCCTATGTCGAACACATTTCGTGGTAAGCGGCATCTCTGTCCTAGTTTCTTGGTGTATCATAATAACTCAGCAAGCAGTAACTACAAGTTTCAGATGAAGCAAAAAGTTGTAAGTAAAACCAACAAGATTGTGGGTTTCCTTAAAAGGAATGTTGGTCCAGGAAACAAAGAAGTCTTTTCTCGTCTGTACAAAGGCCTTGGTTATATTTATCCTGGAATATACTGTTCCTCTCTGGTCACCCTATTTACAGAAGAACATTGACGCTCTTGAACGAGTCCAACGGAGGGCCTCAAAGTACACTCTCCCGATTTCATATAGGGACTCTTCGTATGAAGGAAGACTGGCAATGCTTGGGTGGTCCAGTCTCCAATCAAGGAAGTCTTATTTATCTTTGTTAGAGTGCTCTAAGACTGTTCATGGTCTTAATGGCCTTAAGTGTAACgattattttgaatttaattCTTATGGTaaaaaacaaggtcaaaccATTCATTTAAATTAAGCCAGTCATTTGCTAGAGTAATCTGTTTTTTCCATTCATTCTTTGTTAGAATTAGTAAACAGTGGAATACTTTTCCCAAAGAGATAGTGGATGAACGggattttaacatttttcaaagcaaacttaaaaagttttgtaaaattttgtaaatttttagcCAATTCTTAATGATTCTTAGattttaaattgtatttctttttattttacataGGTAGATTCcttgatagggataacctctgacGTTTCATTTTATGCATCTTTTACATAATAAAacatgatttgatttgatttgatttgacagAATGTAACTTCCGGCTAGGGACAATATTTTTCAGAAACGATCTTAAGAATTTTAAAGCCGGAACCAAGCTTCGTTAATCCTATACCGTCCTTTTCTTTTGGCTGCCAAAAAGCACTTGGCTTTCATTAACGGTAAGAAAGCCAATTACTTTTCTCAACTCTTTCACTATTTGTTATCAACGAAGAATCGTTACGCTGCCATTGGATAAAAATATGGGACAGCTGTTACGATACAAGAGCGGCCTTCAAACCCAGTGCGCATGcttacatttttcaaaaagttaCATGATTGTAAGGAACAACTCAGACAAATTTGATGTTCACCCGCTTCTTTGTATGTGATCAAATGGTACGCAAGTTTGACAGAATCATGTCAGCGTTTCTTACCCATTACTGCTGTGAATCATTTCTTTCCTATTCGTTATTGCTATTACGAGTTatagagaggttttcaattgagtgtcttAAACCATTGAagtaccaaagtaattacactcttttttttttataagaaccttttttataagaacgttgaggctgagattgacccaaattttaagaacgtattaagaacattcctcaggctgagagtagattaagaatgtttttatttttctcactgTACATTAAACGAcaggcaaaaaaataaatgtacaaaaatgtaaattgacccAAATACTAAAGGGCTTGTTTTGTGTAACAgtaacaatggttttcttattgcataagCAGTTCTTCTTATAATGTTCCAAAAAAGTTTCAACGCCATCAAGTCTTTTTTAAAAACCTAGTACCAGTAGTTCCTATTCaagaacatctttaagaacgtttcagcctcaaatcgccaaaaaatataagaacgttcagcctcggcatcaaaattagacgttcttataaaaaaaaaagagtgtacttCGACCCAATCACAGCGGATGCAAACAGCTCAATAAAACCACAATCTAAAATCGTAGCGATtccgtgtaacttgctcaaagcgcgagaaaatgaCGCGTGCAAGTTTCGATTCGTTTTGGTTTTCGGCTTTGCCATTGGTTGATACAATGgggcgagatttttaaaccaatcactacgcgtagcaattgcaatcgcgtaattattttcgacagtcatttgaaaactccTTCTCTAATGATCGGAAcgaaaaagaaataacaaaagcgATAAGTGAGCCAGTACAGTGACCTCATCATGTCATTCAACATGGATTCATTAAACATAACGCTGCATCGAGCAAAggttgatgctgttagctttgATCTTAAATCTGTTTCTTATTTGGATTGAGACAAAACCGAAGCAAGAACTTTTTGTAGCAGGAAAAATCCCATTTCAGGTGTAGCTCTTTCTTCAATCAAACCAGCCCTTGCCGTTGTAAGTTTTTTCGAGTTTTGAAGGCACATTTTTATGACTATGAGCTGATATCtcagtgttttcttttattttatgcCTGTCCATGTCAAAATAAAAACTCTCACAATTGCTTCTCGCTTATTTGGACGAGCATTAAAAATTTATGCTCAGGAAATAAATACGCGGGGCCgcacgggccatatgataaagaCTGGTATCAGACTTCACTTGTATCAGAGTCAGACTAGTCTGAAACAAAGGCATGAGTTTATAGTGTATCTAAAATTCACAATGTTTATTATGTAATTGACATGCAGAAGGAAAGTTTTCATCTTTGTCACATGACACATACACGTGACCTACATCAGTGACGTCACCTATTTTGTTGCTAATGTGCCAATCTGGGCCTCATTGCCGccataacaaataaaaataaaatatcgaTATTGTGAACATTTTCTTATACTGCTTTTTTGTTGGCTGTAACAACCTTCGTGGAGTATTCATAATGTATGTAATTGTTACTGACGTTTATGTGCTTGTTGGCGTAAATGTTGTTGCAGTTATTGTCACTGTTAATGTCTCAGTCGCGACATCTAAAAGACCTTTCACGTCTAAAATAAGGCGATTTCTATTAAATTGTATTCTGGTTTTATAAACCACAGACCTTGCATTCTTAACAAgcctttttttaaatgaaaaattcaAGTATATCTATTTAAAAGTTTTCATGGAACCAGCATTTCCACTGGAATAGTCAAGTATCAATATCATTTTGCGTTAAAATCGATATTGTTGCTTAAAAACGTGCAGAAATATCAGattaatatataaataaaatcaattcttattgtTCAAAATATAGATGAGTTTTGAAGAACACAATAGAATTTTCATATCATTTTTCGCGTTGTGTCCacatttcagtaacacttgtttaCGTAACGAGAACTTTTTGACGTTCTGTTTCCTTTGAAGGAATAGTTGTCCCTTAGCTGTAATAAGGCAGTTGTTAATAATGGAAAACGCCAATCTTAGATTCCTCCGGGAATTGATATTATAGTAACAAACGTTTTCTCTAATTTAAATCGTCTCCGATTTCAACTAGTTCTATTGTTGAATTTAAGTCCTCGCTTGTAGCAGTGCAAATGAGTTTTTGTAATCTTGATAATTTCCTGTCCCTTATTGCTCTCactcagaaaaaaatatatagagatcttttatttaatttttggtttttgtatTGGGGTCAAAAGTTATCTCGAAAAATCAGAAGTTAAAAACCTTCTGTGAACTCGAGGATTTTGTCCCACGGTCATTTTTAGCACCTGTAACAAACTGCCTGAGAATACCTAATTGTCTACTCTCCGCCCACGTATTTTTTTGCGGGGTCCCTCGACTAACCTCTAACCAAAAAAGCTACCATTTTGTTCTCCCGTATTACTATTTGTAATTACAAGATTTAGGGGACAAG includes these proteins:
- the LOC138045225 gene encoding regulator of G-protein signaling rgs-2-like isoform X4, whose protein sequence is MAAYRQFQNEPMGGCSSSVAPEDPNAQHTGKTNWCVCCSRHDSAAALLARTERDLDCERPSPEEAKKWQTSFESMLKHRFGVQLFQDFLRSQYGEENLNFWLAVEEYKKVDEESRTEKARMIYEDFVSTLSPTEISLDAKVRAEIDNNMNNPTEETFKVAQDHIFTLMYHDCFPRFIKSKHYKQLLKKH
- the LOC138045225 gene encoding regulator of G-protein signaling rgs-2-like isoform X2, coding for MLHTNLEILAWRSQRLFEVCRKQPMGGCSSSVAPEDPNAQHTGKTNWCVCCSRHDSAAALLARTERDLDCERPSPEEAKKWQTSFESMLKHRFGVQLFQDFLRSQYGEENLNFWLAVEEYKKVDEESRTEKARMIYEDFVSTLSPTEISLDAKVRAEIDNNMNNPTEETFKVAQDHIFTLMYHDCFPRFIKSKHYKQLLKKH
- the LOC138045225 gene encoding regulator of G-protein signaling rgs-2-like isoform X3; protein product: MAAYHNIWKQLRRLKPMGGCSSSVAPEDPNAQHTGKTNWCVCCSRHDSAAALLARTERDLDCERPSPEEAKKWQTSFESMLKHRFGVQLFQDFLRSQYGEENLNFWLAVEEYKKVDEESRTEKARMIYEDFVSTLSPTEISLDAKVRAEIDNNMNNPTEETFKVAQDHIFTLMYHDCFPRFIKSKHYKQLLKKH
- the LOC138045225 gene encoding regulator of G-protein signaling 19-like isoform X6; its protein translation is MGGCSSSVAPEDPNAQHTGKTNWCVCCSRHDSAAALLARTERDLDCERPSPEEAKKWQTSFESMLKHRFGVQLFQDFLRSQYGEENLNFWLAVEEYKKVDEESRTEKARMIYEDFVSTLSPTEISLDAKVRAEIDNNMNNPTEETFKVAQDHIFTLMYHDCFPRFIKSKHYKQLLKKH
- the LOC138045225 gene encoding regulator of G-protein signaling rgs-2-like isoform X5 — protein: MGLFVSLSHKPMGGCSSSVAPEDPNAQHTGKTNWCVCCSRHDSAAALLARTERDLDCERPSPEEAKKWQTSFESMLKHRFGVQLFQDFLRSQYGEENLNFWLAVEEYKKVDEESRTEKARMIYEDFVSTLSPTEISLDAKVRAEIDNNMNNPTEETFKVAQDHIFTLMYHDCFPRFIKSKHYKQLLKKH
- the LOC138045225 gene encoding regulator of G-protein signaling rgs-2-like isoform X1 translates to MPRTLSTKLNVFVNDGKTVMLKRLTKKIIKPMGGCSSSVAPEDPNAQHTGKTNWCVCCSRHDSAAALLARTERDLDCERPSPEEAKKWQTSFESMLKHRFGVQLFQDFLRSQYGEENLNFWLAVEEYKKVDEESRTEKARMIYEDFVSTLSPTEISLDAKVRAEIDNNMNNPTEETFKVAQDHIFTLMYHDCFPRFIKSKHYKQLLKKH